In the Nakamurella alba genome, one interval contains:
- a CDS encoding LLM class F420-dependent oxidoreductase encodes MTSATTGSGDTLHDIGQFGVWRGYQHVSPELAAEIEKLGFGAVWLGSSPGEDLETVEGLLAATEHLVVATGIVNVWAAAPAATAASYHRIEQRFPGRFLLGIGIGHPEHTAEYRSPYEALVEYLDVLDAEGVPADRRVLAALGPRVLRLARDRTRGAHPYLVPATYTRQAREILGVGPLLAPEHKVVLETDPVAARAVGRPPVDRPYLHLRNYVSNLERLGWTEADIADGGSDALIDALVAHGTASAVAAQLREHLAAGADHVPVQVLPQSGDPLPALRELAAALELPGA; translated from the coding sequence ATGACTTCTGCGACCACCGGATCCGGCGACACCCTCCACGACATCGGTCAGTTCGGCGTGTGGCGCGGCTACCAGCACGTCTCGCCCGAGCTCGCGGCGGAGATCGAGAAGCTGGGCTTCGGTGCGGTGTGGCTGGGCAGTTCACCGGGCGAGGACCTGGAGACGGTCGAAGGTCTGCTGGCCGCCACCGAGCACCTGGTGGTCGCCACCGGGATCGTCAACGTCTGGGCCGCGGCGCCGGCGGCCACCGCCGCGTCGTACCACCGGATCGAGCAGCGGTTCCCCGGCCGGTTCCTGCTGGGCATCGGTATCGGCCACCCGGAACACACCGCCGAGTACCGGTCGCCCTACGAGGCACTGGTCGAGTACCTCGACGTGCTCGACGCGGAAGGGGTGCCGGCCGACCGCCGGGTGCTGGCCGCGCTCGGCCCCCGCGTGCTCCGGCTGGCCCGGGACCGCACCCGCGGCGCCCACCCGTACCTGGTGCCCGCCACCTACACCCGGCAGGCCCGGGAGATCCTCGGCGTCGGGCCGCTGCTCGCGCCCGAGCACAAAGTGGTGCTGGAGACCGACCCGGTGGCCGCCCGGGCCGTCGGACGCCCGCCGGTGGACCGCCCGTACCTGCACCTGCGGAACTACGTCAGCAATCTCGAGCGACTCGGCTGGACCGAGGCCGACATCGCCGACGGCGGGTCGGACGCACTGATCGACGCGCTGGTCGCCCACGGCACGGCGAGTGCCGTGGCCGCACAGCTGCGGGAGCACCTGGCCGCCGGGGCGGACCACGTCCCGGTGCAGGTGCTGCCGCAGTCCGGTGACCCGCTGCCCGCGCTGCGCGAGCTCGCCGCGGCGCTGGAGCTACCAGGCGCCTGA
- a CDS encoding L-rhamnose mutarotase: MSERVCFLMQVRADRLEEYLTVHETVWAEMLQALSETGWRNYSLFVRKPDGLVVGYLETDDYAAAQRRMAETDVNTRWQATMAPYFEGLDGPDGQLRPDEGSLRLEEYFHLD; encoded by the coding sequence ATGAGCGAGCGGGTGTGCTTCCTGATGCAGGTGCGCGCCGATCGGCTCGAGGAGTACCTGACGGTGCACGAGACGGTCTGGGCGGAGATGCTGCAGGCGCTGTCGGAGACCGGCTGGCGCAACTACTCGCTCTTCGTCCGGAAGCCGGACGGGCTGGTGGTCGGCTACCTGGAGACCGACGACTACGCCGCCGCGCAGCGCCGGATGGCGGAGACCGACGTGAACACCCGCTGGCAGGCCACCATGGCCCCGTACTTCGAGGGCCTGGACGGACCTGACGGACAGCTCCGCCCGGACGAGGGTTCGCTGCGGCTGGAGGAGTACTTCCATCTGGACTGA
- a CDS encoding helix-turn-helix transcriptional regulator, whose product MGHDAVVARTSSSRMIGRKAELAELRALLTAAADGTAGAAIVGGDAGVGKTRLLEVVTGQARELGFTVLTGNCVQVGDFGLPYLPVIDALRDVESTPEGHALLAEQVARRPALGRLLPHLVDAADREPGGSTTGPDRDGDALVQGQLFEAVHRILTDLAATTPVLLVIEDLHWADRSTRDLLSFLARTLRTGRIAVIASYRSDDLHRRHPLRPLLAELARLPQINRITVPALGRAELAELLEQISGRPADPASVDALHQRSEGNPFYAEELIGCAPRKGPDRMPVGDLPTDLADLLLDRVAALPEDGQEVLRVAAVAGRRVDEGLLAAVAGQAVTDAGLRQAVESGLLVPSGPGESYSFRHALLQEAVYGDLLPGERARRHARFAEVLAARAAGAGNAAELAHHQLAAHDREGALQTLIRAADEAEKLAAPAEALQHLEQALDLLDQLGTGADRVDLLSRAAHDAYATGDARRAVVLQRAAITEVDATGTVEQRASARERISHYLLEAEEGDVSGPAAEAVALMADLPEQPLTAQTLATWARTLLWRDVAKAGDLLGQAIAVADRIGAPHLAADASISRALLARRGIGGGDGAEMMESALARIGTGTGADAIRIRALRFISHMRLENGELDAALAAADAGVELANDVGLTWTPYGQDLQMMRGWVLMAAGRWDEVLERGLGAVWSPNAAGRILASQAVWVLAQRGDPAVEQLIVRLRATGDWFLGLQIDLSEMQLRVQQLRPEDALAIADRVRPEAGAEGGFGTEYLLMIGSELAARAQLADRARAAGDDEAVAGHLAAAELYLGQAERITRAPSLAGPYGDLLLARVRAEAARLAGTDTAADWAEMARTAVVSGRVPERGYATARQFAAQLTAGDRGPDTVELGRQALADATALRIPWLVDQVTGLADRARLRLRPAGDRRTDRTQPGSPGQATATTKVGSNAESDTRSQDVLTPRELEVLALVAAGLSNGAIGKKLFISAKTASVHVSHILAKLGATSRTEAAALARARGLLLETSSGDHPA is encoded by the coding sequence ATGGGCCACGATGCAGTGGTGGCCCGCACCTCGAGCTCGCGGATGATCGGCCGGAAGGCCGAGCTGGCGGAACTGCGCGCGCTGCTCACGGCGGCCGCGGACGGCACCGCCGGCGCCGCGATCGTCGGCGGTGACGCCGGGGTCGGCAAGACCCGGTTGCTGGAAGTGGTCACCGGTCAGGCCCGCGAGCTCGGGTTCACCGTGCTGACCGGGAACTGCGTGCAGGTCGGCGATTTCGGCCTGCCCTACCTCCCGGTGATCGACGCCCTGCGCGACGTCGAGTCCACCCCCGAAGGTCACGCCCTGCTGGCCGAGCAGGTGGCCCGCCGGCCCGCGCTGGGCCGGCTGCTGCCGCACCTGGTCGACGCCGCCGACCGTGAGCCGGGCGGCTCCACGACCGGACCCGACCGCGACGGCGACGCCCTCGTCCAGGGTCAGCTGTTCGAGGCCGTGCACCGCATCCTCACCGATCTCGCCGCCACCACCCCGGTGCTGCTGGTGATCGAGGACCTGCACTGGGCCGACCGCTCCACCCGGGACCTGCTGTCCTTCCTCGCCCGCACGCTGCGCACCGGCCGGATCGCGGTGATCGCCAGCTACCGGTCCGACGACCTGCACCGCCGCCACCCGCTCCGGCCGCTGCTCGCCGAGCTGGCCCGGCTCCCGCAGATCAACCGGATCACCGTGCCCGCGCTGGGCCGCGCCGAGCTGGCCGAACTGCTCGAGCAGATCTCCGGGCGCCCGGCCGATCCCGCCTCCGTCGATGCCCTGCACCAACGCAGCGAGGGCAACCCGTTCTACGCCGAGGAACTGATCGGCTGCGCGCCGCGCAAGGGGCCCGACCGGATGCCGGTCGGCGACCTGCCGACGGACCTGGCCGACCTGCTGCTGGACCGGGTCGCCGCGTTGCCCGAGGACGGCCAGGAGGTGCTGCGGGTGGCTGCGGTCGCCGGTCGCCGGGTGGACGAGGGACTGCTCGCCGCCGTGGCCGGCCAGGCGGTCACCGACGCCGGCCTGCGCCAGGCTGTCGAGTCCGGGCTACTGGTCCCGTCCGGGCCGGGGGAGAGCTACTCGTTCCGGCACGCGCTGCTGCAGGAGGCGGTCTACGGCGACCTGCTCCCCGGCGAACGCGCGCGCCGACATGCCCGGTTCGCCGAGGTCCTGGCCGCCCGGGCCGCGGGCGCCGGCAATGCCGCCGAGCTCGCCCATCACCAGCTGGCCGCGCACGACCGGGAGGGCGCCCTGCAGACGCTGATCCGGGCGGCCGACGAGGCCGAGAAGCTGGCCGCGCCGGCCGAGGCGCTGCAGCACCTGGAGCAGGCGCTGGACCTGTTGGACCAGCTCGGGACCGGGGCCGACCGGGTCGACCTGCTGTCCCGGGCCGCGCACGACGCCTACGCCACCGGCGATGCCCGCCGCGCAGTCGTGCTGCAGCGGGCGGCGATCACCGAGGTGGACGCGACCGGCACCGTCGAACAGCGGGCGTCCGCCCGGGAACGCATCTCGCACTACCTGCTGGAGGCCGAGGAGGGCGATGTCTCCGGCCCGGCGGCCGAAGCGGTGGCGCTGATGGCCGACCTCCCGGAGCAGCCGCTGACCGCCCAGACCTTGGCCACCTGGGCCCGCACCCTGCTCTGGCGTGACGTCGCCAAGGCCGGTGACCTGCTCGGCCAGGCGATCGCGGTGGCCGACCGGATCGGGGCGCCGCACCTGGCCGCCGACGCGTCGATCTCCCGGGCGCTGCTGGCCCGCCGGGGCATCGGTGGCGGCGACGGGGCCGAGATGATGGAGTCCGCGCTCGCCCGCATCGGCACCGGGACCGGGGCCGATGCCATCCGGATCCGCGCGCTGCGGTTCATCTCCCACATGCGCCTGGAGAACGGCGAGCTGGACGCGGCTCTCGCCGCCGCCGACGCCGGCGTGGAGCTGGCCAACGACGTCGGCCTCACCTGGACCCCGTACGGCCAGGACCTGCAGATGATGCGCGGCTGGGTGCTGATGGCCGCCGGCCGCTGGGACGAGGTGCTGGAGCGCGGGCTCGGCGCCGTCTGGTCGCCGAACGCGGCCGGCCGGATCCTGGCCTCGCAGGCGGTCTGGGTGCTCGCCCAGCGCGGCGACCCGGCGGTGGAGCAGCTGATCGTCCGGCTGCGGGCCACCGGCGACTGGTTCCTCGGCCTGCAGATCGATCTGTCGGAGATGCAGCTGCGGGTGCAGCAGCTGCGACCGGAGGACGCGCTCGCGATCGCCGACCGGGTACGTCCGGAGGCCGGCGCCGAAGGCGGCTTCGGCACCGAATACCTGCTGATGATCGGGTCCGAGCTGGCGGCCCGGGCGCAGCTGGCCGACCGGGCCCGGGCGGCCGGGGACGACGAGGCGGTGGCCGGACACCTGGCGGCGGCCGAGCTCTACCTGGGACAGGCGGAGCGGATCACCCGTGCACCGTCGCTGGCCGGGCCCTACGGCGACCTGTTGCTGGCCCGGGTGCGCGCCGAGGCGGCCCGGCTGGCCGGCACCGACACCGCCGCCGACTGGGCCGAGATGGCCCGGACCGCGGTCGTGTCCGGTCGGGTCCCGGAGCGCGGCTACGCCACCGCGCGGCAGTTCGCGGCGCAGCTGACCGCCGGCGATCGAGGGCCGGACACCGTCGAGCTGGGGCGGCAGGCGCTTGCCGATGCCACCGCGCTGCGCATCCCGTGGCTGGTCGACCAGGTGACCGGGCTGGCCGACCGGGCCCGGCTGCGGTTGCGACCCGCCGGCGACCGGCGCACGGACAGGACGCAGCCGGGGTCACCCGGCCAGGCGACCGCCACCACGAAGGTGGGATCGAACGCGGAGAGTGACACTCGATCACAGGATGTGCTGACGCCGCGGGAGCTCGAGGTGTTGGCGCTGGTCGCGGCCGGTCTGTCCAACGGTGCGATCGGGAAGAAGTTGTTCATCTCGGCCAAAACGGCCAGCGTCCACGTCTCGCACATCCTCGCCAAACTGGGCGCCACCAGCCGAACGGAGGCCGCCGCCCTCGCTCGGGCGCGTGGTCTCCTCCTCGAAACGTCGAGCGGCGATCACCCAGCGTGA
- a CDS encoding M4 family metallopeptidase: MGHLNCILPPDLLLRVIRDSAAGAPGLRQVESAVLRTVELDGDFRARRAQLASLLPQQRPAVAVAPGGTPTRRIHDQQHSTAYEPGVLVRGEGDDPVDDVSVNQAYDAFGHTYDFFWQVLGRNSIDDAGSPLVGLVHYGTDYDNAFWDGQYMYFGDGDGQTLLDTTAGLDVIGHELSHGVTQYTANLTYQGQSGALNESVSDVFGILVRQRLLGQSAVDADWLIGADVVGPLLLPALRSMKAPGTANKYDNQPATMDEYVETSADNGGVHINSGIPNLAFCTAAMALGGNAWEAPAQIWYSTLTDPALSADADFAAFAGLTVTHAVTAFGDDSAEADAVRAGWDAVKVVPAS; encoded by the coding sequence ATGGGTCACCTGAACTGCATCCTTCCGCCGGACCTGCTGCTGCGGGTGATCCGCGACAGTGCCGCCGGTGCACCGGGTCTGCGCCAGGTGGAGAGCGCCGTGCTGCGCACCGTCGAGCTGGACGGCGACTTCCGGGCCCGCCGCGCCCAGCTCGCCTCGCTGCTGCCGCAGCAGCGTCCTGCGGTCGCCGTCGCTCCGGGCGGCACGCCCACCCGCCGGATCCACGACCAGCAGCACTCCACCGCCTACGAGCCGGGGGTGCTGGTCCGCGGCGAGGGTGACGATCCCGTCGACGACGTGTCGGTCAACCAGGCGTACGACGCCTTCGGCCACACCTACGACTTCTTCTGGCAGGTGCTGGGCCGCAACTCGATCGACGACGCCGGCTCCCCGCTGGTCGGGCTGGTGCACTACGGCACCGACTACGACAACGCGTTCTGGGACGGGCAGTACATGTACTTCGGCGACGGGGACGGCCAGACCTTGCTGGACACCACCGCCGGGCTCGACGTCATCGGCCACGAGCTGAGCCACGGCGTCACCCAGTACACCGCGAACCTCACCTATCAGGGACAGTCCGGCGCGCTCAACGAGTCGGTGTCCGACGTGTTCGGGATCCTGGTCCGGCAGCGGTTGCTGGGCCAGTCCGCGGTCGACGCCGACTGGCTGATCGGCGCCGACGTGGTCGGCCCGCTGCTGCTGCCGGCCCTGCGGTCGATGAAGGCACCGGGGACCGCGAACAAGTACGACAACCAGCCGGCCACCATGGACGAGTACGTCGAGACCTCCGCCGACAACGGCGGTGTGCACATCAACTCCGGCATCCCGAACCTGGCGTTCTGCACCGCGGCGATGGCGCTGGGCGGGAACGCCTGGGAGGCGCCGGCGCAGATCTGGTACTCCACGCTCACCGACCCGGCGCTGTCCGCGGATGCCGACTTCGCCGCGTTCGCCGGGCTCACCGTCACCCACGCCGTCACCGCGTTCGGCGACGACTCCGCCGAGGCCGACGCCGTCCGTGCCGGGTGGGACGCGGTGAAGGTGGTCCCGGCTTCCTGA
- a CDS encoding putative bifunctional diguanylate cyclase/phosphodiesterase: MSRRAFRIAVLLSVSTVLICAVLLMVAPDSTLTLWVDDLAQLIPPWIAAGFSVVAARRSQGRMRWTWRGIAVAAAGWGSGQLIWCWYELVLGADVPAPSLADIGYLLLPIGAAFGLVAYPGPAGSSASRLRSLLDGCIVGAALVAVLWPTLISDVVAANEDSAFALAVALAYPIGDMLLLTMVVSAVTRPTPARSALGLLSAALTCMAVADIGFLYLNTTTDYNTGAFTDLGWIAGLLLLALAAMAGTQDDGSGTTTAIRRPATPVTALPYVPLLFAALVITVEALEGRSPGGTASVAFLIGTAAVLARQYLSNKDNHTLLQELASREEQLEKQAFYDQLTGLANRGLFGNRVAHALELHARDLRPLAVVFIDLDDFKAVNDTYGHGAGDELLVRVSERLHGAVRRGDTVARFGGDEFAVLLEDGGEGTFVASRIIDALREPFALSAGIVSIGASVGVSEVLPEQQSPSLDRVLAQADMAMYSAKRAGKGQLALYDTDMVLPEAADLQLRPALVKAVQRDEITAVFQPIIDLSDGRIVEVETLARWTHSGEAIPPDYFVPLAGRAGVLSEFTDLMLGKACAALHRWSVLPGGEHTRISVNLPPALVVDPELPGRVARILRQEGIAPARLTLELTEDALVDDPATAKSVTGRLEELGVELSVDDFGKGYSSLLSLRQIALHAVKIDRAFVANLDQDREAERFLNALLVMGRELELAVTAEGVERPEQARILMALGCHRAQGNLFSPPLPAAELGALLASGGTFAGVAGVPGRATPAR, translated from the coding sequence ATGTCCCGGCGCGCCTTCCGCATCGCCGTGCTGCTCTCGGTCAGCACGGTGCTGATCTGTGCCGTCCTGCTGATGGTCGCGCCGGACTCGACGTTGACGCTCTGGGTCGACGACCTGGCCCAGCTGATCCCGCCGTGGATCGCGGCCGGTTTCTCGGTGGTGGCCGCGCGCCGCAGCCAGGGCCGCATGCGGTGGACCTGGCGCGGCATCGCCGTCGCCGCGGCCGGCTGGGGATCCGGGCAGTTGATCTGGTGCTGGTACGAGCTGGTGCTCGGCGCCGACGTCCCGGCGCCGAGCCTGGCCGACATCGGCTACCTGCTGCTGCCGATCGGCGCGGCCTTCGGGCTCGTCGCCTACCCCGGGCCGGCCGGGTCGTCGGCCAGCCGGCTGCGCAGCCTGCTGGACGGTTGCATCGTCGGCGCCGCGCTGGTCGCGGTGCTGTGGCCCACCCTGATCTCGGACGTGGTCGCCGCCAACGAGGACAGTGCGTTCGCCCTCGCCGTCGCCCTGGCCTACCCGATCGGCGACATGCTGCTGCTGACGATGGTGGTCTCCGCCGTCACCCGGCCCACCCCCGCGCGGTCCGCCCTCGGGCTGCTGTCCGCGGCGCTGACCTGCATGGCCGTCGCCGACATCGGGTTCCTGTACCTGAACACCACCACCGACTACAACACCGGCGCCTTCACCGATCTCGGCTGGATCGCCGGTCTGCTGCTGCTGGCGCTGGCCGCCATGGCCGGCACCCAGGACGACGGTTCCGGAACGACGACGGCGATCCGGCGGCCGGCCACGCCGGTCACCGCGCTGCCGTACGTCCCGCTGCTGTTCGCCGCGCTGGTGATCACCGTCGAGGCACTGGAGGGCCGGTCACCGGGCGGCACCGCCTCGGTCGCCTTCCTGATCGGCACCGCCGCCGTGCTGGCCCGGCAGTACCTGTCCAACAAGGACAACCACACGCTGCTGCAGGAGCTGGCCAGCCGTGAGGAACAGCTGGAGAAGCAGGCCTTCTACGACCAGCTGACCGGGCTGGCCAACCGCGGCCTGTTCGGCAACCGGGTCGCCCACGCCCTGGAGTTGCACGCCCGCGACCTCCGTCCGCTCGCCGTGGTCTTCATCGACCTGGACGACTTCAAGGCGGTCAACGACACCTACGGGCACGGGGCCGGCGACGAGCTGCTGGTCCGGGTGTCGGAGCGGCTGCACGGCGCGGTGCGGCGCGGCGACACCGTGGCCCGGTTCGGCGGCGACGAGTTCGCGGTGCTGCTGGAGGACGGCGGCGAGGGCACCTTCGTCGCGTCCCGGATCATCGACGCACTGCGCGAACCGTTCGCCCTCTCCGCCGGGATCGTCTCGATCGGCGCGAGTGTCGGGGTGTCCGAGGTGCTGCCCGAGCAGCAGAGCCCGTCCCTGGACCGGGTGCTGGCGCAGGCCGACATGGCCATGTACTCGGCGAAGCGGGCCGGCAAGGGACAGCTCGCGCTCTACGACACGGACATGGTGCTGCCCGAGGCCGCGGACCTGCAGCTGCGGCCCGCGCTGGTCAAGGCGGTGCAGCGGGACGAGATCACCGCGGTCTTCCAGCCGATCATCGACCTGTCCGACGGCCGGATCGTCGAGGTGGAGACGCTGGCCCGGTGGACGCACTCCGGCGAGGCGATCCCGCCCGACTACTTCGTCCCGCTGGCCGGCCGGGCCGGGGTGCTCTCCGAGTTCACCGACCTGATGCTGGGCAAGGCCTGTGCCGCCCTGCACCGCTGGTCGGTGCTGCCCGGCGGCGAGCACACCCGGATCAGCGTCAACCTCCCGCCCGCGCTGGTGGTCGACCCGGAGCTGCCCGGCCGCGTCGCCCGGATCCTGCGGCAGGAGGGCATCGCGCCGGCCCGGCTCACCCTGGAGCTGACCGAGGACGCGCTGGTCGACGACCCGGCCACCGCGAAGAGCGTCACCGGGCGACTGGAGGAGCTGGGCGTCGAGCTCAGCGTCGACGACTTCGGCAAGGGCTACTCCTCGCTGCTCTCGCTGCGCCAGATCGCGCTGCACGCGGTGAAGATCGACCGCGCGTTCGTCGCCAACCTGGACCAGGACCGGGAGGCGGAGCGGTTCCTCAACGCCCTGCTGGTGATGGGCCGGGAACTCGAGCTGGCCGTCACCGCCGAGGGGGTGGAGCGGCCCGAGCAGGCACGGATCCTGATGGCGCTGGGCTGTCACCGGGCGCAGGGCAACCTGTTCAGCCCGCCGTTGCCGGCCGCCGAACTCGGCGCACTGCTGGCCTCCGGCGGCACCTTCGCCGGCGTGGCCGGGGTGCCGGGACGGGCCACGCCCGCCCGCTGA
- a CDS encoding protealysin inhibitor emfourin: MTGREVGVALRIAFDRSGGLAGIVLRADLEVEALDAEPAGIAFRLWTGDLADALPPASDGEPSGPFGRPGMADGFTYLLRLDDGERAEQFAWPDRSVPDDVRPLLSALTRRAVPAPPL; the protein is encoded by the coding sequence GTGACCGGACGGGAGGTGGGCGTGGCGCTGCGCATCGCCTTCGACCGCTCCGGCGGGCTGGCCGGGATCGTGCTGCGCGCCGATCTCGAGGTCGAGGCCCTGGACGCCGAGCCGGCCGGCATCGCGTTCCGGCTGTGGACCGGGGACCTGGCTGACGCGCTGCCGCCTGCGTCGGACGGGGAGCCCTCCGGGCCGTTCGGTCGGCCGGGGATGGCGGACGGCTTCACCTACCTGCTGCGGCTGGACGACGGGGAGCGGGCCGAGCAGTTCGCCTGGCCGGACCGGTCGGTTCCCGACGACGTCCGCCCGCTGCTGTCCGCGCTCACCCGACGCGCCGTCCCCGCACCACCGCTGTGA
- a CDS encoding FMN-dependent NADH-azoreductase — MPTLLHLDSSTAGDASVSRRLTARFAAAWTALGAGHTVVRRDLTLDPPPHLPSPGLHWPPALRSPGEQVAEQDDAYQQLLVEELLAADVVLVGAPMYNWSVPSTLKAWIDWVHVPGTTAPFGTPTGPLTGRPAVVVSARGAGYREATGGNPDVQIPALEQLFVAAFGMRMYPVTAELTLASRLDAMAPFVPAAEASLAAAEVEIDRLAALLGSGA; from the coding sequence GTGCCCACCCTCCTGCATCTGGACTCCTCGACCGCCGGCGACGCCTCGGTCAGCCGCCGTCTCACCGCCCGATTCGCCGCGGCCTGGACCGCGCTCGGCGCCGGCCACACGGTCGTCCGTCGTGACCTGACCCTCGATCCGCCGCCGCACCTGCCGTCGCCCGGCCTGCACTGGCCGCCGGCCCTGCGCTCACCCGGCGAGCAGGTCGCCGAGCAGGACGACGCCTACCAGCAGCTGCTGGTCGAGGAGCTGCTGGCCGCGGACGTCGTGCTGGTGGGCGCGCCGATGTACAACTGGTCGGTCCCGTCGACGCTGAAGGCCTGGATCGACTGGGTGCACGTGCCCGGCACCACCGCACCGTTCGGCACCCCGACCGGGCCGTTGACCGGGCGGCCGGCCGTGGTGGTCTCGGCCCGCGGCGCCGGCTACAGAGAGGCGACCGGTGGTAACCCGGACGTGCAGATCCCGGCGCTGGAGCAGCTGTTCGTCGCCGCGTTCGGCATGCGGATGTACCCGGTGACGGCCGAGCTGACGCTGGCCTCCCGGCTGGACGCGATGGCCCCGTTCGTGCCCGCCGCGGAGGCGTCGTTGGCCGCCGCCGAGGTCGAGATCGACCGACTGGCAGCACTTCTCGGATCCGGCGCATGA
- a CDS encoding bifunctional metallophosphatase/5'-nucleotidase, which produces MSPVSRRTFLASTATGAATILAGVGFTATPAAAAPAGSKPYRLTVMGTSDLHGNVFNWDYFKGAEFDDAAHNDVGLAKVSSLVTALRKERGDRNTLLIDAGDTIQGTPLAYYYAKIQPISKKVVHPMAAAMNKMGFDAAALGNHEFNYGIPLLRTYASQLKFPLLAANAVDARTKLPAFLPFTVKIVQPQGFSRPIVVAILGLTNPGIAIWDKANVEGKMKFPGLVEQAKLYVPRIRPYVDVLLVAAHSGADTSSSYGDSLPYPENASTLVAEQVPGIDAILVGHAHQDVPQRIVTNKKTGRPVVLSEPKMWGQRLSVFDIDLSFAKGKWTVNQVASQVLNSNTVPEDPAITKLLQANHQTVLDYVNSVIGTSTAPMSAATARYEDTAAIDFINFVQADAVKTVLAGGEYADLPVLSIAAPFNRDAAIPQGDVSVRDVAGLYIFDNTLQAVLMSGADVKEYLEYSARYFKAVTSAGPFTPDQVTNAVTDTAPSGTPDYNYDIMGGLDAPLTYTIDLGKPVGSRITDLAYGGTPVAADQQFVIAINNYRASGGGNFPHTAGNTAIYNAQVEIRQLIIDWVTANEVIDPAQFAAEDWALTYNGTPLTIG; this is translated from the coding sequence ATGAGCCCCGTGTCCCGCCGTACGTTCCTTGCGTCGACCGCCACCGGCGCCGCAACAATTCTTGCCGGCGTCGGTTTCACCGCCACCCCCGCCGCAGCGGCCCCGGCCGGCAGCAAGCCCTACCGGCTGACCGTCATGGGCACGTCGGACCTGCACGGCAACGTCTTCAACTGGGACTACTTCAAGGGCGCCGAGTTCGACGACGCCGCCCACAACGACGTCGGCCTGGCGAAGGTGTCGAGCCTGGTCACCGCCCTGCGCAAGGAGCGGGGCGACCGGAACACGCTGCTGATCGACGCCGGTGACACCATCCAGGGCACCCCGCTGGCGTACTACTACGCCAAGATCCAGCCCATCAGCAAGAAGGTCGTCCACCCGATGGCCGCCGCGATGAACAAGATGGGCTTCGACGCCGCGGCCCTGGGCAACCACGAGTTCAACTACGGCATCCCGCTGCTGCGCACCTACGCGAGCCAGCTCAAGTTCCCGCTGCTCGCCGCCAACGCCGTCGATGCGAGGACCAAGCTGCCGGCCTTCCTGCCGTTCACCGTGAAGATCGTGCAGCCGCAGGGCTTCTCGCGGCCGATCGTGGTGGCGATCCTCGGCCTGACCAATCCGGGCATCGCCATCTGGGACAAGGCGAACGTCGAGGGGAAGATGAAGTTCCCGGGCCTGGTCGAGCAGGCCAAGCTCTACGTCCCCCGGATCCGCCCGTACGTCGACGTGCTGCTCGTCGCCGCCCACTCCGGCGCCGACACCAGCAGCTCCTACGGCGACAGCCTGCCCTACCCGGAGAACGCGTCCACCCTTGTCGCCGAGCAGGTCCCGGGCATCGACGCGATCCTGGTCGGCCACGCCCACCAGGACGTCCCGCAGCGCATCGTCACGAACAAGAAGACCGGCAGGCCGGTGGTGCTCAGCGAGCCGAAGATGTGGGGCCAGCGGCTGTCCGTCTTCGACATCGACCTCAGCTTCGCCAAGGGCAAGTGGACGGTGAACCAGGTCGCCAGCCAGGTGCTGAACAGCAACACCGTGCCGGAGGACCCGGCGATCACGAAGCTGCTGCAGGCCAACCATCAGACCGTGCTGGACTACGTGAACTCGGTGATCGGCACCAGCACCGCGCCGATGTCCGCGGCCACCGCCCGGTACGAGGACACCGCGGCGATCGACTTCATCAACTTCGTCCAGGCCGACGCGGTGAAGACGGTGCTGGCCGGCGGCGAGTACGCCGACCTGCCGGTGCTCTCCATCGCCGCGCCGTTCAACCGCGACGCCGCGATCCCGCAGGGCGACGTCAGCGTGCGCGACGTGGCCGGGCTGTACATCTTCGACAACACGTTGCAGGCGGTGCTGATGTCCGGCGCCGACGTCAAGGAGTACCTGGAGTACTCCGCCCGGTACTTCAAGGCGGTCACCTCGGCCGGCCCGTTCACCCCGGACCAGGTGACCAACGCCGTCACCGACACCGCGCCCAGCGGCACCCCGGACTACAACTACGACATCATGGGCGGTCTGGACGCCCCCCTGACGTACACGATCGACCTGGGCAAGCCGGTCGGCAGCCGGATCACCGACCTGGCGTACGGCGGCACCCCGGTCGCCGCCGACCAGCAGTTCGTGATCGCGATCAACAACTACCGGGCCAGCGGCGGCGGCAACTTCCCGCACACCGCCGGCAACACCGCGATCTACAACGCCCAGGTGGAGATCCGGCAGCTGATCATCGACTGGGTCACCGCGAACGAGGTCATCGACCCGGCGCAGTTCGCCGCGGAGGACTGGGCACTCACGTACAACGGCACCCCCCTCACCATCGGCTGA